The sequence below is a genomic window from Deltaproteobacteria bacterium.
TCACGGTCGACCTCAAGTAAGCCGGGGTCCTTTTTCGATCTTGAGTTTTATGGACAAAGAGTCGAGACTAAAGTCATGGCAACGACACGAAAAAACGGCTCGGTTCTTCTTCTTGACGTGGGCAACACGAACACCAAGATCGCTCTGGGGCGGCCAGACGGGCCGGGGGACGAGTACGTCCTGCCGACCAATGCCCTGGAGACCCCGGACGGGTTCGGTCTGAAAACCCTGGACGTCTGTCGGCACGCCGGAGTGGATTCGGCCGACATTCAGGCATGGACCGTCTGTTCGGTGGTCCCGCCTCTGGACGGAATGGTCCGTCGGGCCTGCGCCCGGTTCTTCGGCAGCCCCTGCCTGTTCGTGGGAAAAGACATATCGGTCCCCCTGGAGAACCGCTACGAACGCCCCGGCGAGGTCGGGGCCGACCGTCTGGTGACGGCCTACGCGGCAAGGGTCCTGTTTGACGAGCCCGATCTCGTGGCTGTGGATTTCGGCACGGCCACGACCTTCGACTGCGTGTCCGGCCGGGCCTATGTGGGCGGGCTTATCTGTCCGGGGCTTTTGTCGTCCTTGCGGGCCTTGGCCACCGGCACGGCCAAGCTGCCGCGCATCGACCTGACCGAAGGGAGCAAAGCCCTAACCATCGGGCAGAACACGGTCACCAGCCTGAGCCAGGGCATGGTCCACGGGTTTGCGGCCATGGTGGAAGGACTCAAGGGCCGGCTGGGCCGGGCCATGGGGAGGGACACCATCCTGCTGGTGGCCACGGGCGGATTTTCGTCCATTGTCGCCGCAGTTTGCCCGGCCATTGACCATCTTGTCGGCAATCTTTTACTGCAAGGCCTGAACGGCCTATATTTTGACGTTCACAACATCATTCAAGGAGAAGAGCATGAGTCTGATCAGCGCAGTATGGGCCAGGGAGATTCTTGATTCTAGAGGGAACCCGACCATAGAAGTCGAGGTCGAGCTCGATTCCGGAGCCAAGGGCCGGGCCGCAGTTCCTTCCGGCGCCTCCACGGGCAGCAGGGAGGCCCTAGAACTTCGGGACGGCGATGCGAAGCGCTACGGCGGCAAGGGGGTCACCCAGGCGGTCAA
It includes:
- a CDS encoding type III pantothenate kinase is translated as MATTRKNGSVLLLDVGNTNTKIALGRPDGPGDEYVLPTNALETPDGFGLKTLDVCRHAGVDSADIQAWTVCSVVPPLDGMVRRACARFFGSPCLFVGKDISVPLENRYERPGEVGADRLVTAYAARVLFDEPDLVAVDFGTATTFDCVSGRAYVGGLICPGLLSSLRALATGTAKLPRIDLTEGSKALTIGQNTVTSLSQGMVHGFAAMVEGLKGRLGRAMGRDTILLVATGGFSSIVAAVCPAIDHLVGNLLLQGLNGLYFDVHNIIQGEEHESDQRSMGQGDS